TAATAAGTATTCTACTTGTGCTTCCTTCTTTCTAAGGAAGTCCTTTGCGTGGTTCATTGCTGTTTGTTTCGCAATGTCTATGTCATAGTAATCTTTCTTCTCCAGTGGTACATCTTTTGAAGTAATTTTATGGTATTTTATGCCAGTGTTCATCCTTACACCGCTTGGATCAATATAAGGCCTTATATATTCGTACTCTCTGTCGAATCCAATGTCCCTGTAGAATTCTCTGTAATTTGAGTCCCCAGGATAACCAATCTGCGCACTCCACACTTGTTCTGAACTCTCAGGATCTCTCGCAAATGCAAAGACATTATTTGGAGTGATGACCGGTCTGTAAACTCCATATCGTGGTCTTTCGTCAGCATACCAAAGTGCATGCGAATCTACAAAGAAGTATTCAATACCGTATTCTGCGAGATATCTATCCAGCTCTGGGAAATATGCACATTCTGCAAGCCAGATACCGCGCGGCTTAACTCCCATGTGTCTTTCATACGTTTTAACTGCTTGTTCGAGCTGGGCTCTGATGGCTTGTGGGTATTGTTCCATAAATGGTAAATAACCGTGAGTAGCGTTACAGGTTATTACATCGAGATAACCCCTCGCCATGTATTCTTTGAAGCCGTTTAATATATTTCTCTTGTACTGATCTTTGAAAATATGCAAAGTTTCTTGCAAATGTGTAAGGTAGTACTGTGCCATCTTGTGCTTAGTAGGATGTTCATTCTTTGTTCGCTCAACTTCTTTTCTTGCAAGGTCTATCAGCTTTTCAAGATGTTTTTCATATTTCTCCTGGAGATCATGGTTGGCCAACATTTCCATCAATGGTGGAGTAATAGACATTGTTAGTTTTGTAGGTACCTTTTCTTCTTCAAGCTTTTTAAACATCCTAAGTAGCGGGATGTATGTCTCGGTTATAGCTTCAAACAACCAGTGCTCTTCCAAGAAGAACGGATATTCTGGATGGTGAACATATGGCAGGTGAGCATGTAGTACGAACATTATCTGTCCACGTGGCATATTTACATCCCCTTCCCACTAAGTTGAATAAAGCTGATGCTTCCAACACTCGAAATCCGAAAAAGATGTTCCAAACCTTGAACGGAGCCACTAATTCTTTCAACAACAGGTGTTAACATACCGCCTGAAGGCATAACTATCCTTCTTCTCTTTCTCAAATCCATCCATCTTTCCCTCGTTGACTGACTTGGCGAATTAACGGGTGTTTTACATAGGTTGGAGCGTAATATGAACTTGTATTTACCTTCTTGATCATAATAGCCAATTTCGGCAAGGTAATGTGCTCCCGGCATTGGTACGTTTAAGTAATAATTCTTCATATTGTTGATGTCAACATTAATTTCAAATGTCCTGTGTGCGTTTGTTCCGTCGAATTCTATAAACGTCACATCGTAAACTCGTAGTACGACTTTTCTCACTTGATGAGATTTCAAAAATTCCCGGTTCGCTTCAGAAAAATCCCAGTACAAGTGTATCCAGTTCGGATTGACAGGCATAGCGAAGAGCTTATCTTTATTATACGCTTCCGGGACTGTTATATCTTCTTTGACAGGTTTTTCGTGGACTATGGATGATACCTGAGCAGCTGAAGTTGCAGAGGATGGTCTTTGAAAGGTTGAATCTTCAGGTTGGACTGCTTTTACTCTTTCTACATACCTTTCGATAAGCTTGTGTACATCGTTTTTCGTCATTTGTTTTTTGACAGTTAATCCCAGTTCCTTAGCCTTCGCCTTAAGTTCTTGAATCGTTCTTTCCTCACTCAGCCATTTCTCAAGCTCTTGAACAATATTTACCATATCTTCACCCCCCAGCGGACTGTGCGATTTTCCTTGCATCTTGAGAGTATTTTACCACTTTTGTGGTTGTTGTAAATTGTTGTAAGAAAGTGAAAAGGACACATATTTCGAACTAAATGCCAATAAGCGGATTTAGTATGGAAACATTTGTATATTACATTTAATTCACATTAGTTAACATTTCGTATACAGTATAAAAGTTGATAAATCAAAAAAAAATAAGCGCCTTTTCAGGCGCTTTGAATGTTAAAGGAACTTCATTAAATTTCTTACAGTATTCTTTTTAAAAATTCACGTGTTCGTTGTTTCTTTGGGTTTTTTAAGACTTCATCGGGGGTTCCTTCTTCTTCGACAACCCCATCGGATATAAAGATGATTCTATCGGCAACATCCCTCGCAAATCCCATTTCATGCGTGACAACTAACATCGTCATTCCGCTCTTTGCAAGGTCCTTCATGACGTCAAGGACCTCCCCAACAAGCTCTGGGTCGAGTGCAGATGTCGGCTCGTCAAAGAGCATTATTTCAGGGTCCATCATCAATGCTCGAGCTATTGCAACTCTCTGTTTTTGACCACCGGAAAGTTGTTCTGGATAAGCTTCTATTTTGTCTGATAATCCAACCCGCTTCAAAAGCTGTTTAGCTTTCTCGACAGCTTCTTCTCGAGGCATATTCTTTACTTTTGTTGGGGCTAAAATTAGATTGTCGAGTACATTCATGTGTGGGAACAGGTTGAATTGCTGGAAAACCATGCCTATTCTTGTTCTGAGTTTATTTACATCGTAACTGTCGATGTCAACTCCATCAAGGTAAATCTTTCCACCCTGATATTCTTCGAGCTTATTTATACATCTTAAAAGCGTACTCTTACCGCCACCACTTGGTCCTATTATTACTATTGCCTCCTGTTTTCGTACTTCAAGGTTTACTCCCTTGAGTACTTCTAGTTTACCGAATCGCTTTACAAGATTCTCTATCTTAATAATTATTTCGTTCGAATTTTGGGTGTTCTCATGTCCGTTCATGCTGTTGCCATCCTCCTTTCGATGTACCTTACGATCCTTGAAATAACAAACGTCATGAGGAAGTATATGAACGCAATTCCAAAGTATATTGAGAACGTTTGGAACGTTCTTGATATCACAAATTGACCGCTCCTCATCAACTCAGCAACGCCTATAACCGATGCCAATGAACTATCTTTTGTAAGTGTTATGAATTCGTTTCCGAGCGCTGGAAGGATATTACGGAACGCTTGAGGAAGTATTATGAATCTCATCGTTTGCCAGTGTGTTAAACCTAGCGATCTTGCGGCTTCGTATTGTCCTCTTGGAATAGACTGAATTCCTGCTCTCACGATTTCCGCTATATATGCGCCACTATTAAGCCCCAGAGCTGTGATAGCAGCAGGATACGGTGCAAGTTGTATACCCAGTTGAGGTAATCCAAAATATATGATGGATATCTGCACAAGTAAAGGTGTTCCTCTTAAAAATTCTACGTAAGCTGTACATGGATAATTAATTACCTTGATTTTCGACAGTCTTCCCATGCCTATAAAAGTGCCAAGAATTAAACCGATGCCAACTGAAAAAGCCGTTAGCTTTAAAGTCTCCCAAGCTCCTATTAGTAAGAAAGGAAAGTTCTTGAATAGTTCGTTTAATGCTTCCACAAATTTCCCTCCCTATTTATGCTAAATGATACAAAGAAAAACAATAGTGCCCCCTAATGCAAAATAGGGGGCACGCAAAAAAATTATTCAAACCATTTTTGTAGTAATTTTGAATATGTTCCTGAGCCTTTCATTATATCGAGAGTTTGATTTACAAAGTTCAGTAATTCTTTGTTTCCCTTTCTTACTGCTATTCCATATGTCTCTCCTGTATCTACAACTGCACTGATTGTGAATTTCGGGAATTTTTTAACATAAGCCTTCGCCGGTGCTTCATCAAGAACAACAGCATCGACGCGCCCGTTCTGTAATTCTAAGAATGCGTCTGTGAATTTTTGAAATCTGACAACTTCTATACCTTTTATCTCGCTGACAACAAGGTCACCTGTTGTACCGAGTTGAACTGCAACCTTTTTGCCGACAAGCCCGTCGAAACCTTTTGGCAAGAAGTCCGAACCTTTCCTCACAACGATAGCCTGGTTTGCCTCAAAATACGGCT
This genomic window from Fervidobacterium gondwanense DSM 13020 contains:
- a CDS encoding glycoside hydrolase family 57 protein; amino-acid sequence: MPRGQIMFVLHAHLPYVHHPEYPFFLEEHWLFEAITETYIPLLRMFKKLEEEKVPTKLTMSITPPLMEMLANHDLQEKYEKHLEKLIDLARKEVERTKNEHPTKHKMAQYYLTHLQETLHIFKDQYKRNILNGFKEYMARGYLDVITCNATHGYLPFMEQYPQAIRAQLEQAVKTYERHMGVKPRGIWLAECAYFPELDRYLAEYGIEYFFVDSHALWYADERPRYGVYRPVITPNNVFAFARDPESSEQVWSAQIGYPGDSNYREFYRDIGFDREYEYIRPYIDPSGVRMNTGIKYHKITSKDVPLEKKDYYDIDIAKQTAMNHAKDFLRKKEAQVEYLLDLFEGLKPIIVAPFDAELFGHWWYEGPFFIEYFMREAAKSQKLRVVRACDVVDWIEKVQILTPAASSWGANGYNEVWLNGTNDWIYPHLHEMVEKMTEMAKQHSEETDPIKIRTLNQMARELLLAQSSDWAFIMTTRTSVEYAVNRTKTHIKRFLNLYDMIKSGNIDVGELQRLEYVDDIFPDIDYKMYLKF
- a CDS encoding DUF4912 domain-containing protein, whose product is MVNIVQELEKWLSEERTIQELKAKAKELGLTVKKQMTKNDVHKLIERYVERVKAVQPEDSTFQRPSSATSAAQVSSIVHEKPVKEDITVPEAYNKDKLFAMPVNPNWIHLYWDFSEANREFLKSHQVRKVVLRVYDVTFIEFDGTNAHRTFEINVDINNMKNYYLNVPMPGAHYLAEIGYYDQEGKYKFILRSNLCKTPVNSPSQSTRERWMDLRKRRRIVMPSGGMLTPVVERISGSVQGLEHLFRISSVGSISFIQLSGKGM
- a CDS encoding amino acid ABC transporter ATP-binding protein, with product MNGHENTQNSNEIIIKIENLVKRFGKLEVLKGVNLEVRKQEAIVIIGPSGGGKSTLLRCINKLEEYQGGKIYLDGVDIDSYDVNKLRTRIGMVFQQFNLFPHMNVLDNLILAPTKVKNMPREEAVEKAKQLLKRVGLSDKIEAYPEQLSGGQKQRVAIARALMMDPEIMLFDEPTSALDPELVGEVLDVMKDLAKSGMTMLVVTHEMGFARDVADRIIFISDGVVEEEGTPDEVLKNPKKQRTREFLKRIL
- a CDS encoding amino acid ABC transporter permease codes for the protein MEALNELFKNFPFLLIGAWETLKLTAFSVGIGLILGTFIGMGRLSKIKVINYPCTAYVEFLRGTPLLVQISIIYFGLPQLGIQLAPYPAAITALGLNSGAYIAEIVRAGIQSIPRGQYEAARSLGLTHWQTMRFIILPQAFRNILPALGNEFITLTKDSSLASVIGVAELMRSGQFVISRTFQTFSIYFGIAFIYFLMTFVISRIVRYIERRMATA
- a CDS encoding basic amino acid ABC transporter substrate-binding protein, with product MKKILWWLLLVTFVMATVLSFGQSLTEIKKRGKLVIGTEPTFPPFEFVDEKNQVVGFDIDIANELAKRLGVKLEVVNLPFDSLIPALQQGKIDLIIAGMTITEERAKVVDFSKPYFEANQAIVVRKGSDFLPKGFDGLVGKKVAVQLGTTGDLVVSEIKGIEVVRFQKFTDAFLELQNGRVDAVVLDEAPAKAYVKKFPKFTISAVVDTGETYGIAVRKGNKELLNFVNQTLDIMKGSGTYSKLLQKWFE